AAAAGTTTTTTTAATAGAACCCTTGTCCTGGAATTATTTGGCCTTAGATGAATTTTACGATTACCAAGAACATATGGTTTAagttttttcttttgttcatttaTTAAATGGAAGTCGCTATATGACATTcatctatgttgctcggactcttcaaaaatgctgacgggtgcgtgtcggatcctccaaaagtagtgcatttttggaggatccgacacgggtgcggcaacaTTTTTGgaagtccgagcaacatagacgTTCATGCCATAGACAGTTCTCATGATAAAGTGAAGACCCAAGTAGAACATGGTAGACCTAGGTGGGAATTGTCTAAATGCTTCCTCCATTTGTTTCTCCTCCTTTCTGAGAAAGAAGAAGACCGATATGTCAACTGGATTCTCTTGAGCTCAGCTTTAATAACTATTGTGCAAGACACCTCAAAATCTTCTATGCCCCTCTGTCTTATTGCATTGTACAATGAGAAACTTGGTTGAAAGAGAGTCTTGTGAATGTCTTAGCACTGTATGGGGGGAGGGTCTTGGTTGTTGTGGATTGTGGAAGGTCTAGGGACGAAGACAAGAGAGTGAAATTTTGTATTGCTTTTTCAGTTGTTTTTTACGCAACAATCCTGGTATGACCTTTTCCTGCAGGTGTTAGCAGCATTGGCTGAAACAATGAAGAAAGGAACGAGTTTTGGTGCTCCATGTCTCCTTGAAAACACTCTGGCCGAGATGGTTATTTCAGCTGTTCCAAGCATAGAAATGGTTCGGTTCGTCAACTCTGGTACAGAGGCATGTATGGGAGTACTACGGCTGGCTCGTGCTTTCACTGGCCGGCCTAAGATCATCAAATTCGAGGGTTGTTACCATGGTCATGCTGATCCATTTCTTGTTAAAGCGGGCAGTGGTGTTGCCACCCTAGGACTCCCCGACTCCCCTGGAGTTCCAAAAGCAGCTACTTCTGATACACTGACAGCACCTTACAACGATATTTCTGCTGTTGAGAGCCTCTTTGAGGAGCACAAAGGCGAAGTCGCTGCTATAATTCTTGAGCCTGTAGTTGGAAATGCTGGCTTCATTCAACCTAATCTAGATTTTCTTGCTGCCATTCGCAAGATCACCAAAGAAAATGACGCACTTCTTATTTTTGACGAAGTCATGACTGGATTTAGGTTGGCATACGGCGGAGCTCAGGAGTATTTTGGAATAACTCCAGATTTGACGACACTTGGGAAGATTATCGGCGGTGGCTTGCCAGTAGGTGCATACGGAGGAAGGCGGGATATTATGGAGATGGTAGCACCTGCAGGACCGATGTATCAAGCCGGGACCCTAAGTGGAAATCCATTGGCCATGACTGCTGGAATTCACACGCTTAAGCGATTACAGGGACCGGGTACATACGAATACTTGGACAAGATCACCGGTGAACTTACACAGGGAATCTTGGATGCTGGAAAGAAGACCGGTCATGCAATGTGTGGCGGGTACATAAGGGGGATGTTTGGCTTCTTTTTCGCGGAGGGTCCTGTCAATAACTTTTCGGATGCAAAGAAGAGTGATACAGAAAAATTTGGCAGATTCTATAGGGGAATGCTGGAGGAAGGTGTATATTTTGCACCATCACAGTTTGAGGCTGGATTTACTAGCTTAGCACACACTTCAGAGGATATTCAAAAGACAGTAGCTGCAGCTGAAAAAGTTCTAAAGCAAATTTAACTACTAGGCTTCGTTCATTTGTATCCTAGATCGAAATGTTTTTCCTTTTCGGCGAGAAAAACAAATGGTGATTCGCATTGAGAGGTTTTGTAACATATCTTTTATTCAGAAACATGCTGTACCATTTGTACTCCTTTTCGGTTGTTATTCTTACTCATTTTGGAGTATATCCCTCTGTAGTATAGTGCATATGAGAATTCTACTCTTCTTTGGAATTTATCTCCTACCCGTAAATCACATATGACTTGACTTTTGGATTAAGGATGAATTCTTATTCCAACACTTACAACTCTCTAACCAAATCAAAAATGGTGCATCATAAACCTAAGTATTAGCAATGATAACTGTGAGAATGTACGGGAGAAATATCTATTTTATTAACAATGATACATTGAGCCCTACATATaatacatattctactcctactacatatgggatt
This region of Nicotiana tomentosiformis chromosome 4, ASM39032v3, whole genome shotgun sequence genomic DNA includes:
- the LOC104107841 gene encoding glutamate-1-semialdehyde 2,1-aminomutase, chloroplastic, with the translated sequence MAAVNGVGISWPSKLTQGQRPKLVFSPSPRRCTPSSSTIKMTASVDEKKKTFILQKSEEAFSKAKELMPGGVNSPVRAFKSVGGQPIIIDSVKGSRMRDIDGNEYIDYVGSWGPAIIGHADDEVLAALAETMKKGTSFGAPCLLENTLAEMVISAVPSIEMVRFVNSGTEACMGVLRLARAFTGRPKIIKFEGCYHGHADPFLVKAGSGVATLGLPDSPGVPKAATSDTLTAPYNDISAVESLFEEHKGEVAAIILEPVVGNAGFIQPNLDFLAAIRKITKENDALLIFDEVMTGFRLAYGGAQEYFGITPDLTTLGKIIGGGLPVGAYGGRRDIMEMVAPAGPMYQAGTLSGNPLAMTAGIHTLKRLQGPGTYEYLDKITGELTQGILDAGKKTGHAMCGGYIRGMFGFFFAEGPVNNFSDAKKSDTEKFGRFYRGMLEEGVYFAPSQFEAGFTSLAHTSEDIQKTVAAAEKVLKQI